In Streptomyces longhuiensis, the following proteins share a genomic window:
- a CDS encoding glycosyltransferase family 4 protein — MSHVSSQPAHGQSPLRTVQVLGGGSAGSSTHVRSLAAGLVARGVRVTVCAPAEVAHVYGFADVGAQHVTVPRSSDPGSVAALRLACADADLVHAHGLHAGLRASLALSGRTTPLVVTWHTRSHAEGARAHLLRLLERRVARAASVVLGTSSDLVERARVRGARDARLAAVAFPAPRRPDSSEAVPVPGPEGPEDPERMQYKARAELGAVERPLLMAVGSLVKHRGYGTLLDAARTWRHLDPVPLLVIAGEGPERGALQRRIESEQLPVRLVGRRDDVSELLAAADVALLASSWESRSVLAQEALHVRVPLVATDVGGIPELVGDAAELVPYGDARALADTVTRLLSDPARRDQLKERGTLQAASWPTEDETVAQVLSIYDELTGARPPG, encoded by the coding sequence GTGAGTCACGTGAGCAGCCAGCCAGCGCACGGCCAGTCGCCGCTGCGCACCGTGCAAGTGCTGGGCGGCGGCAGCGCCGGAAGCAGCACGCACGTCAGGTCGCTGGCCGCCGGGCTCGTCGCCAGGGGAGTACGCGTCACCGTCTGCGCCCCCGCCGAGGTCGCGCACGTCTACGGCTTCGCGGACGTCGGCGCCCAGCACGTCACCGTGCCCCGCAGCAGCGACCCCGGATCCGTCGCAGCGCTCCGGCTCGCCTGCGCCGACGCCGACCTCGTCCACGCGCACGGGCTGCACGCGGGGCTCCGCGCGTCCCTCGCGCTCAGCGGCCGGACCACGCCCCTCGTCGTCACCTGGCACACCCGCTCCCACGCCGAGGGAGCCCGCGCCCACCTGCTGCGGCTGCTCGAACGGCGGGTGGCGAGGGCCGCTTCCGTGGTCCTCGGCACGTCCTCGGACCTCGTCGAGCGAGCGCGTGTCCGTGGTGCCCGTGACGCCAGGCTGGCCGCGGTCGCCTTCCCGGCGCCGCGCCGCCCCGATTCGTCGGAAGCCGTGCCGGTGCCCGGACCCGAGGGACCTGAGGACCCGGAGCGCATGCAGTACAAGGCGCGGGCCGAACTCGGCGCTGTGGAACGGCCGTTGCTGATGGCCGTCGGCAGCCTCGTGAAGCACCGCGGCTACGGGACGCTGCTGGACGCCGCGCGCACCTGGCGCCACCTCGACCCCGTGCCGCTCCTCGTCATCGCGGGCGAGGGGCCGGAGCGGGGCGCGCTCCAGCGCCGGATCGAGAGCGAGCAACTGCCCGTACGGCTCGTGGGGCGCCGTGACGACGTCTCCGAACTGCTCGCGGCCGCCGATGTGGCTCTGCTGGCCAGCAGTTGGGAGTCCCGCTCGGTCCTCGCGCAGGAGGCGCTCCACGTGCGCGTGCCGCTCGTCGCCACCGACGTCGGCGGCATCCCCGAACTCGTGGGCGACGCGGCGGAACTCGTCCCCTACGGCGACGCGCGCGCCCTCGCCGACACCGTCACCCGCCTCCTGTCCGACCCCGCGCGCCGCGACCAGCTCAAGGAGCGAGGCACGCTGCAGGCGGCCTCATGGCCGACGGAGGACGAGACGGTGGCCCAAGTGCTCAGCATCTACGACGAGTTGACGGGGGCCCGGCCGCCGGGCTGA